In Gambusia affinis linkage group LG08, SWU_Gaff_1.0, whole genome shotgun sequence, a single window of DNA contains:
- the LOC122836001 gene encoding harmonin-like isoform X6, whose translation MVGNDQGLFSQIFLCWCCASLCLYYLVGSCYVLLLFFAFCVTHLVVPQKGEKKKKKKKMSNTDTLQEQRKNKKEMEFELKLAREKEEMQEREKQLKINRLVQEVSETEREDLEESEKVQHWVERLCQTRLEQISCVENESPELSPPHSPGSEPRVKHFPGGFNLATTDLDDINLDEVDQSLRGPLKKLVPTQPSTNHPPPPLPRPPPSPKLNPTIPKYSPPLPRVSPQRRPPSSPSPRKPPSSPSTLTHRGRKPRAHPQHTQPRRPPPSNYPLPSQTSRPPSSPQPTPHPHPPPPPPPPPPPPPPPPPPPQHSEEREYRQHHHHHHHHFQHPPSPPEHRSEWETGGYLPRGGIYASNTSEMSHPSSPKVMRNTSHVSHISSSSSQLQLAPSPPNQRRQMAPVMSKPVMLPQSQANRPDPLRPAVRSDGLPPEMLKRMVPFNSSFKSNKQVILSSCTFPTMLECCLPFLVLPSCLPD comes from the exons ATGGTTGGAAATGACCAAGGAttgttttctcagattttcttgtgTTGGTGTTGCgccagtttgtgtttgtattatttAGTTGGTAGTTgctatgttttattgttattttttgcattCTGCGTTACCCATCTGGTGGTGCctcagaaaggagaaaagaagaagaagaaaaagaaaatgtccaaCACAGACACACTGCAGGAGCAGCGAAAGAACAAGAAGGAGATGGAGTTTGAGCTGAAACTTGCCagagagaaggaagaaatgCAAGAACGGGAGAAACAACTAAAGATCAATCGGCTGGTCCAGGAG GTCTCAGAGACTGAAAGGGAAGACCTGGAGGAGTCTGAGAAAGTGCAGCACTGGGTGGAGCGACTATGTCAGACTCGGTTGGAGCAGATCTCTTGTGTGGAGAATGAGTCCCCAGAG CTCTCCCCACCTCATTCTCCTGGCTCAGAGCCAAGGGTGAAGCATTTTCCTGGTGGTTTCAACCTAGCAACCACAGATCTGGACGACATAAACCTAGACGAGGTGGACCAGAGCCTGAGGGGACCTCTTAAAAAACTAGTCCCGACTCAGCCCTCCACTAACCACCCTCCACCTCCCTTGCCTCGCCCCCCACCCTCACCCAAACTGAATCCAACAATCCCTAAGTACTCCCCTCCCTTACCTCGAGTATCCCCACAGCGCCGGCCTCCTTCTTCCCCCAGTCCTAGGAAGCCTCCATCCTCTCCATCCACTTTGACACATAGGGGGCGCAAGCCTCGCGCACATCCCCAACATACACAACCGCGCCGCCCACCTCCCTCCAACTACCCTCTGCCATCTCAAACGTCTAGACCCCCATCTTCCCCTCAACCCACGCCACACCCCCATCCTCcgcctccccctcctcctccgccaccgccacctcctcctccgcctcctccccCACAGCACTCTGAAGAACGTGAATACCGCCagcatcaccaccaccaccaccaccacttcCAGCATCCTCCCAGCCCTCCTGAACACAGGAGTGAGTGGGAAACAGGAGGCTACCTCCCCAGAGGGGGGATTTATGCATCCAACACCAGTGAAATGTCTCACCCCTCAAGTCCAAAG GTGATGAGAAACACCTCCCATGTCAGTCATATTTCCAGTTCAAGCAGTCAGCTG CAGCTGGCTCCCAGTCCCCCTAACCAGAGGCGTCAGATGGCTCCCGTCATGTCGAAGCCCGTCATGCTGCCGCAGTCGCAGGCTAACCGGCCAGATCCACTCCGACCTGCTGTCCGTTCTGATGGCCTG CCTCCAGAAATGCTTAAACGGATGGTGCCTTTCAACTCGtctttcaaatcaaacaaacaagtAATCCTTTCTTCTTGTACCTTCCCTACTATGCTTGAGTGCTGCCTTCCTTTTCTAGTTTTACCTTCTTGTCTCCCTGACTGA